From one Candidatus Rhodoluna planktonica genomic stretch:
- a CDS encoding citrate synthase translates to MTSSDKVTVTYGEITADLPIIKSVDGPDAVDVSKLTAITGLTAYDQGFVNTASTKSAITFIDGANGVLRHRGYPIEQLAGQKSFLETAYLLVYGELPTNEEFSNFEERIRRHTLLHEDLKNLFHAMPQNAHPMAVLAAGVSAISTFYQDSLDPHDPEQVELSTIRLLAKLPVLAAYAHKNSLGQALLYPDNSLGYVENFLRLTFGNAAEQYVQNPVVTKALDTLLVLHADHEQNCSTSTVRLVGSSQANLFASVASGINALFGPLHGGANEAVLEMLTQIQASGESVQTFVNRVKNKEDGIRLMGFGHRVYKSLDPRARIVKATADRVLAELGVQDPLLDIAKELEAAALADEYFIERKLYPNVDFYTGVIYKAMGFPPRMFTALFAMGRLPGWIAHWREMNVDPATKIGRPQQIYVGEPKRDLPGFFH, encoded by the coding sequence ATGACCTCCAGCGACAAAGTAACCGTCACCTACGGTGAGATCACGGCTGATTTGCCAATTATCAAAAGCGTTGATGGTCCTGATGCAGTAGACGTCTCGAAACTTACTGCGATCACAGGGCTAACCGCCTACGATCAGGGTTTTGTCAACACCGCATCAACCAAATCAGCTATTACCTTCATCGATGGTGCTAACGGCGTACTGCGTCACCGCGGTTATCCAATCGAACAGCTCGCTGGGCAAAAGTCTTTCCTCGAGACTGCGTACCTTCTGGTTTATGGCGAATTGCCAACCAACGAAGAATTCTCGAATTTTGAAGAGCGAATTCGCCGTCACACTTTGCTGCACGAAGACCTAAAGAACCTTTTCCACGCCATGCCGCAAAATGCACACCCAATGGCTGTGTTGGCCGCCGGCGTCTCAGCAATTTCAACTTTCTATCAAGACTCGCTTGACCCTCACGATCCTGAACAGGTCGAACTTTCAACCATTCGTCTTTTGGCCAAGTTGCCGGTTTTGGCAGCCTATGCGCACAAGAACAGCCTCGGCCAAGCGCTGCTTTACCCAGACAACAGCCTCGGTTATGTCGAAAACTTCTTGCGACTAACTTTTGGTAACGCGGCTGAGCAATATGTTCAAAATCCGGTTGTCACGAAAGCTCTAGACACCTTGCTGGTTTTGCACGCCGACCACGAGCAGAACTGCTCAACATCAACAGTGCGTTTGGTGGGTTCAAGCCAAGCCAACCTGTTTGCTTCGGTTGCATCCGGTATCAATGCTCTATTTGGCCCGCTGCACGGTGGCGCCAACGAAGCTGTACTAGAAATGCTGACCCAGATTCAGGCTTCGGGTGAATCGGTTCAAACTTTCGTAAACCGTGTCAAAAACAAAGAAGATGGCATCCGTCTGATGGGCTTCGGACACCGCGTTTACAAGAGCTTGGATCCACGTGCTCGAATCGTAAAGGCAACTGCCGACCGCGTGCTGGCCGAGCTTGGCGTTCAAGACCCGCTGCTTGATATCGCAAAAGAACTTGAAGCTGCAGCGCTAGCTGACGAATACTTCATCGAGCGCAAACTTTATCCGAACGTTGATTTCTACACCGGCGTGATTTACAAGGCGATGGGGTTCCCACCGCGCATGTTTACCGCACTGTTTGCTATGGGACGACTTCCCGGCTGGATTGCTCACTGGCGCGAAATGAACGTCGATCCGGCCACTAAGATTGGTCGCCCACAACAGATTTACGTTGGCGAGCCAAAGCGCGATTTGCCTGGGTTTTTCCACTAA
- a CDS encoding PIG-L deacetylase family protein — MPKVSFEPKRLLIVHAHPDDESLYTGHIIADRVAKGAEVFILTLTRGERGRVKLEELKALEGNLPAMGAFRANELREAISVFGPVKHGFAGTRAYLDSGMRIGANGRPRRKKRLDELSLAAVSTSVVAEDIARAIQNFKPDAVLTYNRRGGFGHPDHKVAHEATAMALRHYSRKNGQAPQFWVIAEPRERFDLEIGDAKTAEVKKRALEAHASQVAISRETYSVVPGKNVRYDRPERIRRAAPNPLVHLRPALTFFWAIPLGVLAGFAGTMLHQIRGGSAAGFPIGLWVALVSITSLALAIRLLRRSRGALYLMSASFIATVYLLALEQPGGELFIPNNDLGIIWSYGSIGICALIILFPRVRPGTWRRSSRGHR; from the coding sequence ATGCCCAAGGTGAGTTTCGAACCAAAACGTTTGCTGATTGTTCACGCACATCCAGACGACGAAAGCCTTTACACCGGGCATATAATCGCTGACCGTGTCGCCAAGGGTGCAGAGGTTTTTATCCTCACTCTCACGCGCGGCGAGCGAGGTAGGGTCAAGCTCGAAGAGTTGAAAGCCTTAGAGGGCAATTTGCCGGCTATGGGTGCTTTTCGAGCTAACGAGTTGCGCGAAGCCATCTCGGTTTTTGGTCCGGTAAAACATGGTTTTGCCGGCACCCGGGCTTACTTAGATTCAGGGATGCGCATTGGCGCAAATGGTCGTCCGCGTCGTAAAAAGCGGCTCGACGAACTTTCTCTTGCGGCCGTGTCAACCTCGGTTGTTGCCGAAGACATCGCTCGAGCAATTCAAAATTTCAAGCCTGATGCTGTCTTGACTTACAACCGTCGGGGTGGATTTGGGCACCCCGATCACAAGGTCGCCCATGAGGCTACCGCTATGGCTCTGCGTCACTACTCGCGAAAAAATGGTCAGGCTCCACAATTTTGGGTAATCGCTGAACCGCGCGAGCGGTTTGACCTAGAAATCGGCGATGCAAAAACTGCTGAAGTCAAAAAGCGTGCGTTAGAAGCCCACGCCTCGCAGGTGGCTATCAGCCGAGAAACTTATTCGGTCGTGCCAGGCAAGAATGTTCGGTACGACCGGCCTGAGAGAATTCGGCGTGCTGCCCCAAACCCACTTGTTCATTTACGCCCAGCCCTAACCTTTTTCTGGGCCATTCCGCTAGGAGTGCTCGCTGGTTTTGCCGGAACAATGCTGCACCAGATTCGCGGAGGTTCGGCAGCAGGTTTCCCAATTGGGCTTTGGGTTGCGCTAGTTTCTATTACTTCGCTGGCTCTAGCAATTCGGTTGTTGCGAAGAAGCCGCGGCGCACTTTATCTGATGAGTGCTTCGTTCATAGCGACGGTTTACCTCTTGGCCCTTGAGCAACCTGGGGGAGAGTTATTCATTCCAAACAACGATCTTGGGATCATTTGGTCTTACGGATCTATCGGAATTTGTGCTTTGATAATTCTGTTTCCAAGGGTCCGGCCCGGAACTTGGCGACGATCTTCCCGCGGCCACCGCTAA
- the rsmD gene encoding 16S rRNA (guanine(966)-N(2))-methyltransferase RsmD, which yields MTRIIGGIAGSIKLASPAKVTRPTSDRIREAIFNRLEARTELDEITVLDLYAGTGALGLEAVSRGAAKCILVEKDSKAAVICIKNAQQVLAALEKAKLEPDVQVANKSVASFLASTNQSFDLVFIDPPYEVENQEITENLTQLIPHLAEFATVMVERSSRSGDFQIPAGLSLDSQKTYGDTEIFWLSAD from the coding sequence ATGACACGAATAATCGGTGGAATAGCCGGCTCAATTAAGTTAGCCAGCCCGGCTAAAGTGACCAGGCCAACCAGCGATCGAATTCGGGAAGCAATCTTCAATCGCCTTGAAGCTCGAACCGAGCTGGATGAGATCACTGTTTTAGACCTTTATGCCGGCACTGGTGCATTAGGCCTTGAGGCGGTAAGTCGGGGCGCCGCTAAATGCATCCTGGTTGAAAAAGACAGCAAGGCTGCGGTGATTTGCATCAAAAATGCACAGCAGGTGCTGGCGGCTCTGGAGAAAGCCAAACTAGAGCCAGATGTTCAAGTTGCAAACAAGTCGGTCGCCTCGTTTTTAGCCAGCACCAACCAGAGTTTTGATTTGGTTTTTATAGATCCGCCATACGAGGTAGAAAACCAAGAGATCACCGAGAACCTGACCCAGCTGATTCCGCATTTGGCAGAATTTGCCACCGTCATGGTTGAACGTTCAAGCCGAAGCGGTGATTTTCAAATTCCCGCAGGCCTTAGCCTGGACAGCCAAAAAACATACGGCGATACTGAAATTTTTTGGCTCAGCGCCGACTAA
- the dapC gene encoding succinyldiaminopimelate transaminase, with product MFDRLPEYPWKSLEPFAAKAAAHPGGAVDLSVGSPVDPTPAIIQDALNAASNAPGYPSTAGSAEFRQAVVEWFERRRKVSGLKPTQVMPTIGSKELISWLPLMLGLGPGDVVVQPKVAYTAYVVGAALCGAEIVSEDDPAKWPENSKLIWINSPGNPDGRVLDVEHMRAAVDRARELGALLASDECYAELGWGKWSTELIPSVLDPRVCGTSHHGVLAVYSLSKQSNMAGYRAAFAVGEEALIKALVNLRMHSGLNTPNPVQKAMAVALADEEHVAIEKEIYRQRRDVLLAAVRAYGFELSDSQAGLYLWATLGEDCWKTVDRMAELGIVVVPGTFYGEHSTQHVRFSITATDKNIAEAAQRLHDAIGLSKA from the coding sequence GTGTTTGACCGACTGCCTGAGTATCCATGGAAATCTCTGGAGCCTTTCGCAGCTAAGGCTGCTGCGCATCCTGGTGGGGCAGTCGACCTCTCGGTTGGATCACCGGTTGACCCAACCCCCGCAATTATCCAAGATGCCCTGAATGCAGCATCGAATGCCCCGGGCTACCCATCAACCGCCGGATCGGCAGAGTTTCGCCAGGCCGTGGTCGAGTGGTTTGAGCGTCGACGAAAAGTTTCCGGCCTAAAACCAACCCAGGTGATGCCCACGATCGGTTCCAAAGAACTGATTTCTTGGCTACCTCTGATGCTGGGTCTTGGTCCCGGCGATGTCGTCGTTCAGCCTAAGGTTGCCTACACCGCCTACGTGGTGGGTGCGGCCCTGTGCGGTGCCGAAATTGTCTCCGAAGATGACCCAGCCAAGTGGCCGGAAAATTCAAAACTTATTTGGATCAATTCACCCGGCAACCCGGATGGTCGAGTTTTGGACGTTGAGCACATGAGGGCCGCTGTTGATCGGGCCCGCGAACTTGGTGCACTATTAGCGAGCGACGAATGCTACGCCGAACTTGGTTGGGGAAAATGGTCAACTGAGCTGATTCCGTCGGTTTTAGATCCTCGTGTTTGTGGCACATCGCACCATGGTGTTTTGGCGGTTTACTCGCTGAGCAAGCAGTCAAATATGGCCGGTTATCGTGCCGCTTTCGCGGTCGGTGAAGAAGCCCTGATCAAAGCCTTGGTGAACCTGAGAATGCATTCGGGTCTGAATACTCCGAACCCGGTGCAAAAAGCCATGGCGGTGGCGCTCGCCGACGAGGAACACGTTGCGATTGAGAAAGAAATTTATCGGCAACGCCGCGATGTATTGCTGGCCGCTGTTCGTGCTTACGGTTTCGAATTAAGCGATAGTCAGGCAGGGCTTTATCTTTGGGCCACCCTCGGCGAAGACTGTTGGAAAACTGTTGACCGCATGGCAGAACTTGGAATTGTTGTGGTTCCGGGCACTTTTTACGGCGAGCACAGCACCCAACACGTTCGTTTTTCAATTACCGCAACCGATAAAAACATTGCCGAAGCAGCACAGCGTTTGCACGATGCCATAGGCTTATCCAAGGCCTAA
- the fdxA gene encoding ferredoxin, translating to MTYVIALPCVDVKDKACIEECPVDCIYEGDRMLYIHPDECVDCGACEPVCPVEAIYYEDDLPAQWSEYYKANVEFFAEIGSPGGAAKVGKIDGDHAVVSVLPPQA from the coding sequence GTGACCTACGTAATCGCCTTGCCTTGCGTTGATGTAAAAGACAAAGCCTGCATCGAAGAGTGCCCGGTTGATTGCATCTACGAGGGTGACAGAATGCTCTACATTCACCCAGACGAGTGTGTTGACTGCGGTGCTTGTGAGCCAGTTTGCCCAGTTGAGGCAATTTATTACGAGGATGACCTGCCTGCTCAATGGTCGGAATACTACAAAGCAAACGTAGAATTTTTCGCCGAAATTGGTTCGCCGGGTGGCGCAGCCAAAGTAGGCAAAATCGATGGCGACCACGCTGTAGTCAGCGTTTTGCCACCTCAGGCGTAG